In the Candidatus Zixiibacteriota bacterium genome, AGCCACAATTGCACTCAGCGGACTCGCAATTCAAGTCCTGGGATTGTAAAAGTGCACGTTCCGGTCCCACACAATCCCAAGTTCACCCGCAAGAATCAGCCGATCATCAAGTTCGAACGCTCGCGATTTGAGTTTTCCTTCGAAATCCTTGCAGCGATCGGACTGCTCTATGGCCTGTACGAACTAATGATCAACTACGGTTCTCTCCCCGAACAGATTCCGACTCACTACAACTTTTCCGGCCGACCCGATGCCTGGGGCTCCCGCTTTACCTTGTGGCTCCCCGTCGCTATCATGGCCGTGGTCTATGCCATGATGTCGCTCCTCGTCCGAGCACCCCATCACTTCAACTACCCTTGGAAAATCACCGCTGAAAACGCTCCGCGCCAATATCAACTCGCCTGCCTCATGATCACGGCACTGAAAACCGTCATCGTCTGGCTCTTCACCTGGATCATCCTGACGACGATCCGGCTCGCCGACGGCGGCGAGGCTGACCTAATGCCGGTCGGCATGTACGTGTTTCTGGGATTGATCGCGTTGGTCGTCGGCGGCTACTTCATCCTCGCTTATCGCGCGCGCTGAGTGCCATCCACACCCGCCGCTCAACGCTGGGCAAGGGGATCTCCTCCAACTCGCCGCGCATTAGCCAACGCAGTTCCGTCGTCGCCTTGCGGTGACTGCTGACGCGGGCAAGTACCGGGTGCAACTCCTCCGCGTGCCGGGTGTAGAAATGAGTCACCGGCTTCAGGTGCTTGATGATTTCGAGGGGGGCGTCTACATGCTTTTTTGCCCAGGCGGCAATAGCAGCATCGACAGCGTCGTGAAGCGCCGCCCGGGGGAATCCCCACATGTTCCTGAACAGGCCCGACTGCTTTTGCTCCAGTAAGATCTTGCCCTTGCAGCAGACTATCAATAGCACCGACTGTCGCCGGATGAGTCGCCCACTCTTGGGACGTACGCGCTCATCGAGGCTGCCGAATCGGTAAGCGCCACAATTCGTCTGCAGCGGACAATTCCCGCAACTGGGGTTCCGCGGCCGACACACCATCTGCCCCAGTTCCATTAGCGCTTCGTTAAAATCCCCCGGTCTGCGCCGCGAGATTGCCGACCGCAGGAAAGCAGCGATCGCCTCATCGTCCGAGTCTTGACCCTGAGCCGTCGCCAGCACTCGCTGCATCACCCGTCGGACATTGGCATCAAGAACCGGATACAATTGGCCAAAGGCGATGCTGGCGATAGCCGCTGCGGTGTAGCTGCCTATGCCCGGCAGCACCAGCAACTGCCGATAGTCCGCCGGAATTCTGCCCCGGTATTCGCGGACGATGACTTGTGCCGCGCGGTGCAGGTTCCGGGCGCGCGCATAGTACCCGAGTCCTTCCCATTCCCGCAGTACCTGCTGCTCGGAGGCCTGTGCCAGCGCCCTGACATTGGGAAATCGCAAGAGCCAGCGCACGAATCGCGGCGCCACCGCTGTCGTCACGGTCTGCTGCAGCATCACTTCGGAAATCCAGACTTTGTAAGGAGTCACGGCTCGGCGCCACGGGTGGGGCGTCTTGTTGGCCGCAAACCACCGCAGCAGCCGGCGTCGCAAGACGGCCGGTGCGACTGGGGACGGAACATTGACGCGGCGGCTCATAATCGTTGTTACTGGCCACAGTCTCCCCCTGTTTGCGCTTGACCCGGAGCGCTCGGCACCGTACACTGCCGATGCCGGCTGCGGCCAGTCCGGCCGCGGCGGAATCCTCAAACCAACTTGGGTGACATGGAAGTCTGGCTTTACACCATCATCAGCGTCATCGTCGTCAGTCTGATCTCGCAAGTCGGTCTCTTTACGTTGTCGCTATCGCCCGAACGCCTTCAGCGGATCACTCTCTATCTGGTCGCCTTCGCCGTCGGCGGTTTGTTCGGCAATAGCTTCGTCCACCTGCTGCCGGAGGCGTTTCACCACAACGATTCGCCGCTCTCAACTTCCCTGTTGATCGTTGTCGGCATCCTCATCTTCTTCGTGCTGGAAAAGTTCCTGCGCTGGCGCCACTGCCACGTCACCGAGCATCAGTTCCATCACCCGGTCGCGACGCTCAATCTGGTCTCCGATGCCTTGCACAACCTGATCGACGGCGTCCTGATCGCCGCGACCTTCAGCGTAGATATTCCGCTCGGTATCACCACCACTGTGGCAATCATTCTCCACGAAATCCCCCAGGAAATCGGCGACTTCGGCGTACTCGTGCACTCCGGCATGAGCGTCCGCAAAGCCCTGCTCTTCAACTTCCTGTCGGCATCCGTAGCCTTGGTCGGGGCGATCGTGGTGCTGGCCATCGGCCCCAATATCCAGCAGGTCATCGAGGCCATGATTCCGGTCACGGCGGGGGGATTCTTGTACATCGCCGGATCCGACCTGATCCCCGAATTGCAGCACGATGTGAAGATTTCAAATTCTCTCGGTCAGTTTATCTGCATCATTCTCGGCGTTGCCGTGATGGCTGCGCTGGCGCTGACCGGAAGTCATTCCCACTAAGGCAGAGCTCTCCGCTGTAGCCCGGCACTCGCTTCATTCGCGGGACTTCTTCATCTCTTTCACTGCCAGTTCATACAAGCTTTCCAACCCCAGATGCTTGCGCAGCGAACTCATCTGACCGACGTGATACGACTCGTGCATCGCCATGAACGACAGCCCCGCCAGAACATTTTGCTCGCGGGTCGGGAACTTGAAAGGCAAAGCCCCGGCCAGGGCCGCTTCGTCAAGCTGACTCAGGTGCGCCGCAGTCTTGGGCGCGACCTGCTCCCAGTATCCCCTGATCTCTGTCAGCGGCGGTAACGCGGTTGCGGCAATCTGATCGATCGACTTGTTGAAAAGCTCGCCCCACGGTTCCTCAATTTGCAGCCCCGTCAATTGCCCGACATAGGCGCGGTTGACGGCAATATGCCCTAACAGCCAGATCAGGGAATTCGTCTTCGGCTGAAGCTGGCGACGGGCGAGCTGTTCATCGACACCGACAAAGGCCAGGCGGTACATGAAGTCATTCACCCCGAGAATCTCGCTGACGGGTTTTACGGCGTTGTTCATGCTTACAATGCTCCTTCTATGAGTTACCCAGAGTGACGAAGCAACTTGGCAGAAGTTCATCATATTTTGCGGACTCTGCATCACATTTGAAGGCAGCAAACTGAGATTGACGGGGGTCCAAGGGTACAAATAGGAAAGAGCGGCACAGACCGCTCCTTCTTGATGGGAATTAGGACTGTATCAAGCTATACCTGTCACAGGTAATTGCCTGCAAATACTTCACCCCTTCGCCATACTATTGTTAATCAATTGCCATGCCGACATTGGCGAGTTCATTGTCATTGAGCGATTTGCCGGCATCAAACTCTGACGCCCGCCGGCAGAAATGGTCAGAGTTTGTAACGAGTTCCGACGATGACAACTTCAGGTTCTGTCTAAGCTGTTGTATCATAATAGTTGCCGTAAGCGTCGGCGTGTCGAAACTACCTACAACTGCCACCCTCGTCTCTGCTGGCTGGCCTAGAAGCTTCCCGGCTGTTGGCTTCAAACCCCTATTCGTTGACAAGTGCTGTCGATTTACATACATTCGCTCCCGATTCAAGACCAGTTTCAGGGAGGAGACCAGAATTGGAAAGTCTGAAGGGAAAAATCGCACTGGTTACCGGCGGGACCAAGGGCATCGGCAAGGCCGTTGCACTCCGCCTGGCGCGCGCCGGCGCCAATGTCGCCGTCAATTACTTTCGCAGTCGTGATACCGCGGATGCCACTGTTGCCGAGCTCAAAGCTCTCGGCTCTGACGCCATCGCGATTCGTTCCAACGTCGGCAAGCACGAGCTTCTGCATCGGATTTTTGATGAAGTCAAAGAGAAATATGGCCGGCTCGATATCCTGATCTCCAATGCAGCGCTGGGAATCTATACCGAGGCTCTCAAAATCGATGACAAAGCCTGGGATCTCTCGATGCATACCAACGCCCAGGCCGCTTTGCTTTGCGTCCAGCATGCCATCGACATGATGCCGGACGGCTCACGAATCGTCACGCTGTCATCGCTGGGTTCGCACCGTTACATCGACGGTTACTCGGCAATTGGCGTCTCAAAAGCGGCGCTCGAATGCCTAACCAAATATCTCGCCTATGAACTGGCTCCACGACGGATCAACGTCAATTGCGTCTCGGGTGGATTCATCGACACCGATGCTCTCAAGATTTTCCCCTCCTATGACATGATGTTCAAGGAGGTTGTGCGGAGGACGCCCTTCGGCCGCGTCGGCACCCCCGATGAAGTCGCCGGTGTCGTCTTCTTCCTCTGCACCGAGGACGCCCGCTGGATTACCGGCCAGACGATCATCGTCGATGGCGGCTATACGCTTGCTTGACAGTCAGCATGCGTGAGAAATAATCCCGATATCGTTGGGCAAAGAGATCGGCATCGCGTACAAAGGGTATGCCGAGGCTTAACTGACCATGCCGAAGATCGTCGCTGTCGGTTGCGCTGTCCCACCGTACAAGCTCACCCAGAATCAGATTCGCCAGTTTGCCGAGATCCATTTCGCAGATTCCGCCCTTCCACTTGATCGACTCATAGAAGTTTTCGAGAATGCTGAGATTGAATCGCGCTACTTCTCGGTACCGATCGACTGGTATCGGAAGGAGCGGTCTTTCGTCGAAAAGAACCACGCATATATAGACTCGTCAAGCTCACTGGGACAGGAATGCGCCATTAAGTGCCTCGAGCAATCGTTGGTCGTACCCTCCGAAATCGACTATATCATCTTTGTCTCAACGACTGGTCTGGCCACTCCATCTATGGATGCCCGACTGATCAATCTTCTCGGTATGCGTCCCGACATCCGCCGAACTCCAATCTGGGGACTCGGTTGCGCCGGAGGGGCGGCCGGATTGTCGCATGCCTACCACTATCTCCTCGGTCATCCACGCGACCGCGTACTCATCGTTGCCGTCGAGCTATGCGGGCTGACTTTCCAGCAGAACGACCGTTCGAAGAGCAACTTCGTGGCGACCGCTCTCTTCGGGGAGGGGGCTGCGGCAGTGCTTGTTGTTGGTGATGAAGTGCCCCGCTCCGGATTGGAGATCATCGACACGGGAAGCACTTTCTGGCCGAACTCGCTCGACGTTATGGGCTGGAATCTGATGAACAGCGGACTGCAGGTCGTCTTCGCCCAGAGCATCCCTCACATAGTTGAAACCAAGGCACTCGAGAACTTCAGGGGATTTCTCAATCGACATGAGCTGCAACTGGCTCAGATCGAACACTTCATCCTCCATCCTGGCGGCACCAAGGTTATCGAAGCCTATCAGCGGGCGTTGGGGCTTGCCGATGGCCAACTGGAGCTTTGCCGAAAATCGTTGAGCGAATACGGCAATATGTCGGCCGTCTCCGTCTTGTTTGTGCTGGAACAGCACCTGCAACGTTTCCCACTGGGAAGCAACGCCTACGGCCTGATCAGCGCTCTGGGACCGGGATTCTGTGCCGAAAACTTGCTCGTGCGCTTCTGATTCCCTATTATAGTGTGACTGCTGACCGTAACGGTCGCGGTGCTTCGCTCAGTGCGCAAGTCGACAACTCGCTTGCCGATCTTATCAGGATAAGAGCGGCGTTTCCAGCCACTCGCGGAGAGATGAAGAACAACAACGCGGACAGACAACTTCGGACCCGAAGCGATTTCTGGGGGATCGGCATTGCCGCTTTTCTGGCCTTGGTCGTGCGCGCGGTCTATTGGATTCAGACGGCTGACAACCCGTTCAGCGACTTATTGGTACTGGATTCGCGAGTCTATCACCTGTTGGCACTGGAAATCGCCAACGGCGACTTCTGGGGCAAGGAAGTATTCTTCCGCGCTCCGTTATTCCCCTACCTGCTCGGACTGACCTACAAGTTCTTTGGCTTCGAGACGATCGTCATCCGCCTGATCCACGCAGCGCTTGGAGTCGGCA is a window encoding:
- a CDS encoding DUF1648 domain-containing protein, with product MHVPVPHNPKFTRKNQPIIKFERSRFEFSFEILAAIGLLYGLYELMINYGSLPEQIPTHYNFSGRPDAWGSRFTLWLPVAIMAVVYAMMSLLVRAPHHFNYPWKITAENAPRQYQLACLMITALKTVIVWLFTWIILTTIRLADGGEADLMPVGMYVFLGLIALVVGGYFILAYRAR
- a CDS encoding A/G-specific adenine glycosylase; the encoded protein is MTPYKVWISEVMLQQTVTTAVAPRFVRWLLRFPNVRALAQASEQQVLREWEGLGYYARARNLHRAAQVIVREYRGRIPADYRQLLVLPGIGSYTAAAIASIAFGQLYPVLDANVRRVMQRVLATAQGQDSDDEAIAAFLRSAISRRRPGDFNEALMELGQMVCRPRNPSCGNCPLQTNCGAYRFGSLDERVRPKSGRLIRRQSVLLIVCCKGKILLEQKQSGLFRNMWGFPRAALHDAVDAAIAAWAKKHVDAPLEIIKHLKPVTHFYTRHAEELHPVLARVSSHRKATTELRWLMRGELEEIPLPSVERRVWMALSARDKRG
- a CDS encoding ZIP family metal transporter, coding for MGDMEVWLYTIISVIVVSLISQVGLFTLSLSPERLQRITLYLVAFAVGGLFGNSFVHLLPEAFHHNDSPLSTSLLIVVGILIFFVLEKFLRWRHCHVTEHQFHHPVATLNLVSDALHNLIDGVLIAATFSVDIPLGITTTVAIILHEIPQEIGDFGVLVHSGMSVRKALLFNFLSASVALVGAIVVLAIGPNIQQVIEAMIPVTAGGFLYIAGSDLIPELQHDVKISNSLGQFICIILGVAVMAALALTGSHSH
- a CDS encoding DinB family protein, producing the protein MNNAVKPVSEILGVNDFMYRLAFVGVDEQLARRQLQPKTNSLIWLLGHIAVNRAYVGQLTGLQIEEPWGELFNKSIDQIAATALPPLTEIRGYWEQVAPKTAAHLSQLDEAALAGALPFKFPTREQNVLAGLSFMAMHESYHVGQMSSLRKHLGLESLYELAVKEMKKSRE
- a CDS encoding SDR family oxidoreductase; the protein is MESLKGKIALVTGGTKGIGKAVALRLARAGANVAVNYFRSRDTADATVAELKALGSDAIAIRSNVGKHELLHRIFDEVKEKYGRLDILISNAALGIYTEALKIDDKAWDLSMHTNAQAALLCVQHAIDMMPDGSRIVTLSSLGSHRYIDGYSAIGVSKAALECLTKYLAYELAPRRINVNCVSGGFIDTDALKIFPSYDMMFKEVVRRTPFGRVGTPDEVAGVVFFLCTEDARWITGQTIIVDGGYTLA
- a CDS encoding type III polyketide synthase; its protein translation is MPKIVAVGCAVPPYKLTQNQIRQFAEIHFADSALPLDRLIEVFENAEIESRYFSVPIDWYRKERSFVEKNHAYIDSSSSLGQECAIKCLEQSLVVPSEIDYIIFVSTTGLATPSMDARLINLLGMRPDIRRTPIWGLGCAGGAAGLSHAYHYLLGHPRDRVLIVAVELCGLTFQQNDRSKSNFVATALFGEGAAAVLVVGDEVPRSGLEIIDTGSTFWPNSLDVMGWNLMNSGLQVVFAQSIPHIVETKALENFRGFLNRHELQLAQIEHFILHPGGTKVIEAYQRALGLADGQLELCRKSLSEYGNMSAVSVLFVLEQHLQRFPLGSNAYGLISALGPGFCAENLLVRF